The window TGGAAATGCAGTGGGAGATGGGTCGCCGCCGTTATCACCACCGATGGCCAAATTCAGCAAAATATAGTGCGGCTGCATAAAGGGGTTAAAATTGCTGCCATCGCGATTTATCAAGTCGTTTAATTCAACACGGTTTAGTAGTTTATCGTCAACAAATAAGCTGATAGCGGTTTCATCCCAATCCATCCGCCATACATGAAATTTTTTGCTCCATCCCACACCTAACGAATCGAGTGACTTTTTGGTGCTGTACCATTTGGCATTATTGGCTTTTGCCGTACCACAGGCAATATTGGCCAGCAAATTGCCCCGATAGTATTCCATGATATCAATCTCGCCGTTGGATGGCCAGGATTTACTTACGCCTAATGTCCAAAACGCGGGCCAAATACCCGGATCAACGTCAATACGCGCGCGCATTACAAAACGCCCGTATTGCCAACTATGCTGTCCACGCGTATTCATGCTGGACGAGGTATAGTCAATAAACTCACGATTGTTTTTCCAGTTGTTGCTTCCCGCGGTATAAATAGGATTTGGGATATGCTCCTTATTCGCCTTAATGGTCAAGATACCGTTTTTGCAACTTGCATTTTGTGGCTGATACCACTGCGCTTCGTGATTGCGTACAAAGCCCTTTTCAAACTTCCAGTTGGTGGTATCGGGTGCACCGTCTTTGTTAAATTCATCGGCCCAAGCTAATTTATAGCCGCCTGCGGTATCAGTAAATAGCTTTTGCGCCTTTGCTGCCAGCGGGCATACTGTAAATAAAACAAAGCAGACAAAAAGGGTCTTTATCGTAACGTGCATAAGTAGTTTACCGCAATTGATCTAATATAGGTTTATTTAACGAAGATAATTGCGTTTGTTCAGGCTTCAATAATTCCAAAACTTCAATCGAGTTGACGCCTTTTCTCAGCCATTCGGCAGGCAGGTATATGGTTTGTTGCGGACCGATGCTCCAATATCTGCCCAGGTTATGCCCATTTACCCATACTACGCCTTTACCCCAGGTGCGCATATCCAAATAAGTATCAGCAACGGTAGCTAAATTAAAACTCCCTTTTTTTACGGCGGGAGTATTCCCTTTGTTTGATGCCGCGTATTTTATCCCGGTAAGGTTGGCAAATGGCAGGCTATATGTTTTCCAGCCTGTAAGTTCAGTACCGGCAAACAGTACTTTTTCGGTAATGCCTTTTTTATTAGTCAACAAATATTTGCCAAAGTTTACCCGGCCCATGTTTTCAACCAATATATCAAGCGTCACTTTTCCGGCAGGTAGCGTAATAGCTAAACTATCCTGCACACTGCGGCGGTCCATGGTACCTACGGTTTTACCATTAACCATCACAACGGCGTAATCGCGTAGTTCTTTCACTTTTAAAATACCTGCTTTGCCGCCGGTTAAAGTTGTGCGATACAATACATAACCGTATGCCTGATTTAAATCCTCGAAGGTAAGCGGTTTCGCGCTTGACCTGGGGACAGGCAGGTTGCTCAATAACACGCCAGTTTGTGTAAGTTTTATCGCGTTAATGTGCATAGCAGGCTTGGCGGCTGGCACAGGTGGCAGCGTTTTTCCTTTGGGCAGATACTTTTCGATCACGCTTCTAAAAGCCAAAAACTTAGGTGTCGCATTACCTGCTTCATCCAGCGGCGCATCATAATCGTAGCTACTGGTTTGCGGCTCGTAGGGCGACGTGTCCTTATAATTTGCACCATTCATAAAAGCACGGGTAGTGCCGCCATGAAACATGTACATGTTGATGGAGATGCCAGCCGCCAGTACCGTATCTAAATGCACACTGTACCTTGATGCCGGCACGGTATGGTGCTGTGTTCCCCACCAATCAAACCAGGCAGGATACCACTCGGCAACATAATAGGGGCCTTTGCCGCTGTGGTTATCGTTGACGATCTTTCTAACCCTGGCTGGGTTATCAATGCCATTAACCGCGGGCAGCATGCCGGGCAAATGTCCTTTTGCCACATCAGCGGCCGGATCGCAAGTGTAAAGTAAGCCATCAAAGCCTGCTTCTTTAAAAAGCTTCTCGTTAATAGCCAGGTACTCTTTATCGCTGCCGTACGATCCGTATTCGTTCTCTATCTGTACCATCAAAATATTACCACCATGGTTGATTTGCAGCGGCGCCAGTTGCTTGCCAATCTCTTTGATATAGGTTTCATACTCTTTCAGGTATTGCGGGTCTTTACTGCGTACCACCAGGCCTTTCTGGTTTTGCAGCCAGTAAGGGTAACCTCCAAACTCCCACTCGGCACAAACATATGGGCTTGGGCGTAAAATCACCCATAGGCCTTCTTGTTGGGCTATCTTTACAAACTCGGCCACATCGTTATTGCCGCTGAAATCAAACTTGCCTTTTTGCGGCTCATGCAGGTTCCAAAATACATAGGTTCCAATGGTATTTAAGCCCATGGCTTTGGCCATTTTCATGCGGGCGCGCCAGGCCTCGCGTGGTACACGCGGGTAGTGCATTTCGCCGCTGATCATCTGGAAAGGTTTACTATCCAACAAAAAATCGGTATCGCCAAAGGCAAATGTGTGTTTAACCTGCGCTCGGCTTTGCAACTGGACAGTTATTAACGCCGCCAATAACAGCGCTTTAAGGTTTACTTTTAAACTCATATCAAATTAGTGAGAAAATTTATTTTCAATTTCTTTATACCAGGCCTGCATAATGTAAAAGGCTTTCTTTTTAGTCCCCTTATCATCATAAAGACCTTTACGGTTCCAGCCTTCCTGGTAAACAGGGTTGTTGCGTTTGGGCGACCGGAAATCATTCAGTACCCAGGGGGTGATACCGACAAAACTATCAGGCATGCGTTTTAACATAGCCACCTGCTCTTTAAAATACCATTCCTGGTATTCCTCGCTATAACGGGTTAACGAATCGGCATGGAATCCTCCTTTGGCACCGCCGCCAGTTTCGCTGATAAATAGCGGCTTGTTGTATGGTGTACTCCAGTTGGTTTTGCGACACTGATCGGGCAGGCCACCATACCAGCCCAAATACTCGTTAAAAGCAACCAGATCAACAAAGGCACCCAGCGGGTCGTCCACTATATTCATGTCTTTCATCGAGCCATAGTTCACTTCCAGCGCCGCTGATATCATGCGGGTCTGGTCAAGTTCTTTAGCGCGAATGATGAGCTTGTGCATAAAATCGGTACGGGTTGGGCTAATGGGGGTCTCGTTGCCTACCGACCATATAATGATGCTGGCACGGTTATGATCGCGGGTGATCATTTCCTTTAGTTGTGCCTTGGCTTTATCAAGCACGGCCGGACTGGCAAAATTAATGGTCCAGTACACTGGTATTTCCGACCAAACCAATATCCCCAGCGAATCGGCCATACGGGTCATCGCCTCATCATGTGGGTAATGGGCCAGCCGTACCATGTTGCAACCTAATTCATGCGCCTGGTTCAGCAGTTGTTTGGCGTCATCAGGCCCGACAGCCCGGCGTACGTCCAGCGGTATTTCGCCATGAATACAAATGCCCCGCATAAACACCGGCTTACCATTCAGCAAAACCTGTTTTCCAAAAGCTTCAATGGTGCGAAAGCCAATCTTGTCTTCAATCTTATCCACCCCGGCTGATACGCTTACCTGGTAAAGCTTAGGATGTTCAGGCGACCACAATTGCAGTTTAGGCAAATTGAAGCTAACTTTAGTTATTTGGCCGGTAGCGGCAATTTGTTTTTTGAATTTTAACTCAGGTATGCTGATATTAATCAACTCGCCGGCCTTGACATTGTTCAGTTTTACCCAGCCTTCAACTTCCGGACTTGCCGATGGCGCTTTGCCCGGTTCAGGTTTTTTTAGCTGTATCACATAATCCTGTATAAAGGTTGGCGGCACTTCTACCAGTTTAACATCGCGGGTAATGCCACCATAGTTCCACCAGTCGGTATTTAAGGTAGGCACTTCATCGGCACCGCGTTTGTTATCTACCTTCACCACTAAATAGTTGCCTTTCTCTTTCAGTAGCGATGTTGGAATGGCAAAATTGAAAGGCGTAAATCCGCCGATATGCATGCCCAGTTTCTTACCGTTTAAATAAACATCAGCACGATAATTAACCGCACCAAAATAAAGGTAGTATTTGGTGGCACCATCGGCAGGATGGAAATCAAAGGTCTTACGGTACCACACCGTTCCCTCGTAATATAAAAACTCTGGTTTTTGATGGTTCCAGTCGCCGGGAACCTGCAAGCTGTATTTGTCTATATAGCCATGCTCTTTCTTTTCGGTTTTATTTTTAGGGATATCGGTATTCCAATAAGCATCGGGGTTTTTCTCGTCCAGTTCTTTATAACGGTAATCGTAAAAACCAGTTTCATAAGGGTCAACAATATACTGCCACGTGCCATTTAACGATAATGCTTTGCGTGCCCCAATATTAGTGATCAGCCTATCCTGCGCATACATTTTAACGCTTATGAATAGGCAAAGCAACAAGAATATTCTTTTTTTCATCCTATTTTTTTAAATACGTCCAGGCCCCAGGTGTCCAGCCAGTTTATTTCAATATCATCGCCCTTAAAAGTAATTGGCAGCCAAAGATAACGACCGTCAATTGCATCTTTAGGTGTCCATTTATCAGCCATAAATATAAACGCATCTTTTTTACCTGCAACGGGCAGCACATAAGTACTTTGCCCTCCAAAAGTAATTTCAGAACCTTTACCAACACAGGGGTTGCCATGATAGGTCCATGGCCCCATAATTGATTTTGCACTGAACCAGCGCGCTGGGTTAGGCGCCCAGCCGGTTGTGCCCGAACCGATCATATAATAAATACCGTTATGTTTAAATATAGCGGGGGCTTCGGTTTGGTGGCCTACGTATACACGGGCAAATTTGCCCGTGTGCTCGGTAAACTCATCATTCAGCTCGGCTATGTCAAGGGTAAAGTTTTCCTCGGCCGAAAAGATATGATAAGCTTTACCATCATCGTCAACAAACACGTTCATATCGCGGGCCATTTGCCCGCCGGGCAGGTCGCGGCAAAAAAAGCCATCGCTTTTGGTAGCCGGGTGATCGCAATTAACTTTTTCGGTTTCGGACGTACCTTCGGGATAAAAAGGCATAAAACCGGCGTTGGGGCGGTAACTTTTAATAAAGGTATATGGTCCGGTAACGTTATCAGCGGTGGCCAAACCTGCCCGGGCGACTTTATAACCCTGTCCACGCAGTTCAAGGTGAAACCACATTACATATTTTTTACTCTTTTTATTATAAACCACCTTGGGCCTTTCCAGGATACACCCTTTGGCAATGTCGTTGGTCGAATCGGCAGACACTTTTAGCGCGATACCCTCATCCTTCCAGTTATACAGGTCTTTTGATGAGTAACAGTGTACGCCTACCATGGCCCGGTTGCCCGCGCCGCCGGCAATTTTATGTTCACCGAACCAATAGTAGGTGCTTTTTGCATACAATAATCCCCCGCCATGGGCATTAATGTGTATACCGTTGTTATCCGGCCATATCTGCCCGGGCGAAAAGCTTTGCGCTTGCACAGCCTTCTCTGTTTTTTGTGCTGATGCGGTACCTATGGTAAAGCAAATTGCAAGTAAAAGGTATTTGTATGCTTTCATTTAATTGTGTTTAAGATTTATTGGTGTCCATCGCATGGTCGGCTTCGGCTTCGGTATCCGTTCCATTCCATATTTTTACTGATGTCCACGGTAAAGCGGGCGTACCCCAAAACTCATCGGAATAGGGTAAGCCTAAGGGTAGAAAGATATTCATGGGGGTGTATAAACTACCGGTCGTAATATAAAAATCAGCTAAACCGGGCTGTTCCCCATATAAACCGATATTGAGCCAACCCTCATCTAACCAAAATTTCCGGTCTTTACTTAGTGGGGGATTTGGTATTTGTGCGGTAGCGCAATTTGCGATGCCAAGTATAGCGGCCAATAGTATTATCGTTCTCATGCTATCAATTAAATTTTTTGTAGCGGCTTAGTGCTTCTACGTAATAATAATCGGCGTATGTCAACGGCACATCTATTTCTGTTCCCTGTGGTAAGCTCCCTACGCCGTGTTGTAAAATAAAACCTCCATTTGTGCCTTTAGCTG of the Mucilaginibacter boryungensis genome contains:
- a CDS encoding glycoside hydrolase family 16 protein, coding for MHVTIKTLFVCFVLFTVCPLAAKAQKLFTDTAGGYKLAWADEFNKDGAPDTTNWKFEKGFVRNHEAQWYQPQNASCKNGILTIKANKEHIPNPIYTAGSNNWKNNREFIDYTSSSMNTRGQHSWQYGRFVMRARIDVDPGIWPAFWTLGVSKSWPSNGEIDIMEYYRGNLLANIACGTAKANNAKWYSTKKSLDSLGVGWSKKFHVWRMDWDETAISLFVDDKLLNRVELNDLINRDGSNFNPFMQPHYILLNLAIGGDNGGDPSPTAFPRFYEIDYVRVYQKIADR
- a CDS encoding glycoside hydrolase family 35 protein, producing MSLKVNLKALLLAALITVQLQSRAQVKHTFAFGDTDFLLDSKPFQMISGEMHYPRVPREAWRARMKMAKAMGLNTIGTYVFWNLHEPQKGKFDFSGNNDVAEFVKIAQQEGLWVILRPSPYVCAEWEFGGYPYWLQNQKGLVVRSKDPQYLKEYETYIKEIGKQLAPLQINHGGNILMVQIENEYGSYGSDKEYLAINEKLFKEAGFDGLLYTCDPAADVAKGHLPGMLPAVNGIDNPARVRKIVNDNHSGKGPYYVAEWYPAWFDWWGTQHHTVPASRYSVHLDTVLAAGISINMYMFHGGTTRAFMNGANYKDTSPYEPQTSSYDYDAPLDEAGNATPKFLAFRSVIEKYLPKGKTLPPVPAAKPAMHINAIKLTQTGVLLSNLPVPRSSAKPLTFEDLNQAYGYVLYRTTLTGGKAGILKVKELRDYAVVMVNGKTVGTMDRRSVQDSLAITLPAGKVTLDILVENMGRVNFGKYLLTNKKGITEKVLFAGTELTGWKTYSLPFANLTGIKYAASNKGNTPAVKKGSFNLATVADTYLDMRTWGKGVVWVNGHNLGRYWSIGPQQTIYLPAEWLRKGVNSIEVLELLKPEQTQLSSLNKPILDQLR
- a CDS encoding glycoside hydrolase family 2 protein encodes the protein MKKRIFLLLCLFISVKMYAQDRLITNIGARKALSLNGTWQYIVDPYETGFYDYRYKELDEKNPDAYWNTDIPKNKTEKKEHGYIDKYSLQVPGDWNHQKPEFLYYEGTVWYRKTFDFHPADGATKYYLYFGAVNYRADVYLNGKKLGMHIGGFTPFNFAIPTSLLKEKGNYLVVKVDNKRGADEVPTLNTDWWNYGGITRDVKLVEVPPTFIQDYVIQLKKPEPGKAPSASPEVEGWVKLNNVKAGELINISIPELKFKKQIAATGQITKVSFNLPKLQLWSPEHPKLYQVSVSAGVDKIEDKIGFRTIEAFGKQVLLNGKPVFMRGICIHGEIPLDVRRAVGPDDAKQLLNQAHELGCNMVRLAHYPHDEAMTRMADSLGILVWSEIPVYWTINFASPAVLDKAKAQLKEMITRDHNRASIIIWSVGNETPISPTRTDFMHKLIIRAKELDQTRMISAALEVNYGSMKDMNIVDDPLGAFVDLVAFNEYLGWYGGLPDQCRKTNWSTPYNKPLFISETGGGAKGGFHADSLTRYSEEYQEWYFKEQVAMLKRMPDSFVGITPWVLNDFRSPKRNNPVYQEGWNRKGLYDDKGTKKKAFYIMQAWYKEIENKFSH
- a CDS encoding glycoside hydrolase family 43 protein — encoded protein: MKAYKYLLLAICFTIGTASAQKTEKAVQAQSFSPGQIWPDNNGIHINAHGGGLLYAKSTYYWFGEHKIAGGAGNRAMVGVHCYSSKDLYNWKDEGIALKVSADSTNDIAKGCILERPKVVYNKKSKKYVMWFHLELRGQGYKVARAGLATADNVTGPYTFIKSYRPNAGFMPFYPEGTSETEKVNCDHPATKSDGFFCRDLPGGQMARDMNVFVDDDGKAYHIFSAEENFTLDIAELNDEFTEHTGKFARVYVGHQTEAPAIFKHNGIYYMIGSGTTGWAPNPARWFSAKSIMGPWTYHGNPCVGKGSEITFGGQSTYVLPVAGKKDAFIFMADKWTPKDAIDGRYLWLPITFKGDDIEINWLDTWGLDVFKKIG
- a CDS encoding DUF2264 domain-containing protein; the protein is MRTIILLAAILGIANCATAQIPNPPLSKDRKFWLDEGWLNIGLYGEQPGLADFYITTGSLYTPMNIFLPLGLPYSDEFWGTPALPWTSVKIWNGTDTEAEADHAMDTNKS